One Sulfurospirillum tamanense DNA window includes the following coding sequences:
- a CDS encoding ComF family protein, with translation MRCLVCEAFSWKILCVACADYFSVLHPSQRTLSNGFKVNSFFAYDDVAGLLHTKHTPHGARVLDFLARVSFVPFIRKLTLESPLLAVPIDDHVRHGYSHTAILAKALKTPMVKPLYGVLRATNTTSFSGKSLAFRKANPRGFTCKVPKGSVVVLVDDLITSGQTLLEASNVLTKQGITPLFGLTLANANVT, from the coding sequence ATGCGTTGTTTGGTATGCGAAGCCTTTTCTTGGAAGATTTTATGCGTCGCATGTGCTGATTATTTTAGTGTTTTGCATCCAAGTCAACGTACACTTTCCAATGGTTTTAAAGTCAACAGTTTTTTTGCCTATGATGATGTAGCGGGATTGCTTCACACAAAGCACACTCCCCACGGCGCACGCGTGTTGGACTTTTTAGCGCGCGTCTCTTTCGTACCTTTTATTCGCAAACTCACCCTTGAGTCCCCTTTGTTGGCTGTGCCTATTGATGACCACGTGCGTCACGGGTATAGCCACACAGCTATTTTGGCAAAAGCGTTAAAAACCCCAATGGTAAAGCCACTTTATGGTGTGTTACGCGCAACCAATACCACTTCTTTTAGCGGCAAGTCTTTAGCCTTTCGCAAGGCCAACCCCAGAGGCTTTACATGTAAGGTACCCAAAGGAAGCGTTGTGGTCTTGGTGGATGATTTAATTACGAGCGGGCAGACACTTTTAGAAGCTTCCAATGTGCTCACAAAACAAGGGATCACCCCGCTTTTTGGCTTAACTTTAGCCAATGCAAATGTTACTTAA
- the gyrA gene encoding DNA gyrase subunit A yields the protein MSNLLDINQDIDVINIEDSIKASYLDYSMSVIIGRALPDARDGLKPVHRRILFAMNDLNVGYRSPYKKSARIVGDVIGKYHPHGDSSVYDALVRMAQPFSMRVPAVDGQGNFGSVDGDSAAAMRYTEARMTLLAEELLKDIDKDTVDYVPNYDDSMSEPDVLPARVPNLLLNGSSGIAVGMATNIPPHSLDELVGALLCLIENKDAELEDIMEYIQGPDFPTGGIIFGKKGIVDAYKTGRGRVRIRAKTHIEQKGNKDVVVIDELPYQVNKARLIEQIANLVKDKYLEGISEIRDESDREGIRVVIELKRDAMSDIVLNNLYKSTPLETTFGVIMLAIENKEPKVFTLLELLHLFLRHRKTVIIRRTIFELEKAKAKAHILEGLKIALDNIDAIIALIKQSADATEARTGLVENFGLSDLQAGAILDMRLNRLTGLEREKIENELRALLEEIERLSAILKSEAILSNLIKEELLEIKTKFNVPRITEIVEDYDDIGIEDLIPNEPMVVTITHRGYIKRVALHQYEKQKRGGKGKTAVTTYDDDFIESFFVSDTHDTLMFVTDKGQLYWLKVYRIPEGSRSAKGKAVVNLVQLQPDEKIMAIIPTSDFDEKKSLAFFTKKGIVKRTNLSEFKNIRSVGVRAITLDDDDELVTAKIATVQAQYLFVVTQKGMCVRFNLEDAREIGRAARGVTAIRFKENEDCVVGATVIFNDQEELLTISEKGIGKRTTAEEYRLQKRGGKGVIGMKLNARTGDLVGVVIVDESKDLMVLTSSGKMIRVDMQSIRKAGRNTSGVKVVNVGEDVVAGISRCPKKEDDETEVLPDEVNFDKNGDPEGISDL from the coding sequence ATGAGCAATCTCTTAGACATCAATCAAGACATCGATGTTATCAATATTGAAGACTCGATTAAGGCCAGTTACTTAGATTACTCCATGAGTGTTATCATTGGGCGTGCTTTGCCTGATGCAAGAGACGGTCTCAAGCCCGTACACCGCCGTATTTTATTTGCCATGAATGATTTGAACGTAGGCTACCGTAGCCCTTACAAAAAATCAGCCCGTATCGTTGGGGACGTGATTGGTAAATACCACCCTCACGGCGACTCTTCGGTGTATGATGCGCTGGTGCGGATGGCACAGCCTTTTTCCATGCGCGTTCCTGCGGTGGACGGTCAGGGAAACTTTGGTTCAGTAGATGGCGATAGCGCGGCTGCGATGCGTTATACCGAAGCACGCATGACCCTTTTAGCCGAAGAACTCCTAAAAGACATCGATAAAGACACTGTAGATTATGTGCCCAATTACGATGATTCGATGAGTGAGCCCGATGTGCTTCCCGCGCGCGTTCCTAATCTTTTGCTTAATGGCTCAAGCGGAATTGCTGTAGGCATGGCAACCAACATTCCTCCACACAGTTTAGATGAATTAGTAGGTGCTTTGTTGTGTTTGATTGAAAACAAAGACGCAGAATTAGAAGACATTATGGAGTACATTCAAGGCCCTGATTTTCCCACGGGGGGAATTATCTTTGGAAAAAAAGGCATTGTAGACGCCTATAAAACAGGCCGAGGACGTGTGCGCATTCGGGCAAAAACCCACATCGAGCAAAAAGGTAACAAAGACGTTGTTGTGATTGATGAATTGCCTTATCAGGTCAATAAAGCCCGTTTGATTGAACAAATTGCCAACCTTGTGAAAGATAAATACCTTGAGGGTATTAGTGAGATTCGCGATGAAAGTGACCGCGAGGGGATTCGAGTGGTGATTGAGCTAAAACGCGATGCCATGAGCGATATTGTCCTTAATAATCTTTATAAATCCACCCCGCTTGAGACCACCTTTGGGGTGATTATGTTGGCCATTGAAAACAAAGAACCAAAGGTTTTTACCCTTTTGGAGCTTTTACATCTTTTCTTGCGCCACCGAAAAACCGTCATTATTCGCCGTACGATTTTTGAACTTGAAAAAGCCAAAGCCAAAGCCCATATCTTAGAGGGCTTAAAAATTGCCCTAGATAACATTGATGCGATTATTGCACTCATTAAGCAAAGTGCAGACGCAACAGAAGCACGCACGGGTTTGGTAGAAAATTTTGGTCTTTCAGATTTGCAAGCAGGTGCTATTTTAGACATGCGTCTTAATCGCCTTACTGGCCTTGAGCGTGAAAAAATCGAAAATGAATTACGTGCTTTGCTAGAAGAAATTGAAAGGCTTAGCGCTATTTTAAAAAGTGAAGCGATTTTGAGCAACTTGATTAAAGAAGAGTTGCTAGAAATCAAAACCAAATTTAATGTGCCGCGCATCACAGAAATTGTTGAAGATTATGATGATATTGGCATTGAAGATTTGATTCCCAATGAGCCTATGGTGGTAACGATCACGCACCGTGGCTACATTAAGCGGGTTGCGCTACATCAATATGAAAAGCAAAAGCGTGGCGGCAAAGGCAAAACCGCCGTTACAACGTATGACGATGATTTTATTGAGAGCTTTTTTGTTTCCGATACCCACGACACCTTAATGTTTGTTACAGATAAAGGCCAACTCTATTGGCTCAAAGTCTATCGGATTCCAGAAGGAAGTCGTTCTGCTAAGGGCAAGGCAGTTGTAAACCTTGTGCAATTGCAGCCGGATGAAAAAATTATGGCTATCATCCCAACAAGCGATTTTGATGAGAAAAAATCTTTGGCATTTTTTACTAAAAAAGGTATTGTGAAGCGTACAAATTTAAGTGAATTTAAAAACATTCGCTCAGTGGGTGTGCGTGCCATTACATTGGATGATGATGATGAGTTGGTGACTGCAAAAATAGCAACAGTTCAAGCCCAGTACCTCTTTGTGGTTACTCAAAAAGGGATGTGTGTGCGGTTTAATCTTGAAGATGCTAGAGAGATTGGGCGCGCAGCAAGAGGGGTAACCGCTATTCGTTTTAAAGAAAATGAAGATTGTGTTGTGGGCGCTACTGTGATTTTTAACGACCAAGAAGAACTTTTAACTATTAGTGAAAAGGGCATCGGAAAACGTACAACAGCCGAAGAATACCGCTTGCAAAAGCGCGGTGGAAAAGGCGTGATTGGCATGAAGCTCAATGCAAGAACGGGTGATCTCGTAGGTGTGGTTATTGTGGATGAAAGCAAAGACTTGATGGTGCTTACCTCAAGTGGAAAAATGATTCGTGTGGATATGCAAAGCATCCGAAAAGCAGGTCGAAACACCAGCGGTGTCAAAGTTGTGAATGTAGGCGAGGATGTGGTTGCTGGCATTTCCCGTTGTCCAAAAAAAGAAGACGATGAAACAGAAGTGTTGCCAGATGAGGTAAACTTTGATAAGAATGGTGACCCTGAGGGGATTTCTGACTTGTAG
- a CDS encoding LPP20 family lipoprotein: protein MNKLALSLVASLSLLMLFSGCVPQQQPQVVTETERQVVIQKVDKEDIREVMREEKLLFINNAPDKVFAVMGEGIAPQNTISPAQAMALAKRAALADAYRQMGAKLYGVRISAKDTVQDAALKDSRIVAQVDGLIKDASITDMAFQDGLYRVTMELKMSEERWKEIFSY from the coding sequence ATGAATAAGTTGGCCCTATCGCTTGTGGCGAGTCTTTCACTGTTGATGCTTTTCTCTGGCTGTGTGCCTCAGCAGCAACCGCAAGTTGTGACTGAGACAGAAAGACAAGTGGTGATTCAAAAAGTGGACAAAGAGGATATTCGGGAAGTGATGCGTGAAGAGAAATTGCTCTTTATTAACAATGCGCCCGATAAAGTATTTGCTGTGATGGGTGAGGGGATTGCTCCCCAGAACACCATTTCTCCAGCCCAAGCCATGGCGCTAGCCAAACGTGCTGCTTTGGCGGATGCGTACCGGCAAATGGGTGCTAAGCTCTACGGCGTACGCATTTCAGCCAAAGATACCGTGCAAGATGCGGCGCTTAAGGACTCTCGTATTGTGGCGCAAGTAGATGGGCTCATCAAGGACGCGAGTATTACTGATATGGCGTTTCAAGACGGCTTGTATCGGGTAACTATGGAGCTGAAAATGAGCGAAGAGCGTTGGAAAGAAATTTTCTCTTACTAA
- a CDS encoding sigma-54-dependent transcriptional regulator — protein MKIVVVEDDINMRKSLEIALGEFQEFHVKTYKSATEALKKMDTEVDLVITDINMPGMDGIEFVKALDGKYDVIVITGNATLNRAIESVRLGVKDFLTKPFEIDTLVEAIVRNAKLRQRVRANPVVSAKSPEGFLATSPALSKALSLAQKAAKTDASVLLLGESGVGKELFARHIHAHSLRCNGPFVALNMAAIPENLLESELFGFEKGAFTDAGTAKKGQFELAQGGTLFLDEIGEMPSALQAKLLRVIQQREIMRLGGGKPQAIDVRIISATNADILEKIASGSFREDVYYRLNTIPLHIPPLRARLEEIVPIADATLVRVSEAYNLGEKSLSAQAQAALLEYPWPGNVRELISVIERAAILSDTTQIGCDDLFLESRQSGKNIDTMEKELIKEVLASVQYDKIKASELLGMGQHALETKCQKYNL, from the coding sequence ATGAAAATCGTCGTAGTCGAAGATGATATTAACATGCGTAAATCCCTAGAGATTGCTCTTGGGGAATTCCAAGAATTTCACGTCAAAACCTATAAAAGCGCCACGGAAGCCTTAAAGAAAATGGACACAGAAGTGGACTTGGTTATTACTGACATTAATATGCCAGGCATGGACGGCATCGAATTTGTAAAAGCCTTGGATGGAAAATACGATGTGATTGTCATTACCGGAAACGCCACCTTAAACCGTGCTATTGAATCGGTGCGTTTGGGGGTGAAGGATTTTCTGACGAAACCCTTTGAGATAGATACGCTAGTAGAAGCCATTGTCCGCAATGCAAAATTACGCCAACGGGTGAGGGCTAATCCTGTAGTATCCGCTAAAAGCCCTGAGGGATTTTTAGCAACTTCGCCAGCCCTAAGTAAAGCACTTTCCCTTGCCCAAAAAGCAGCCAAAACCGATGCGAGTGTGTTGCTTTTGGGTGAAAGTGGCGTGGGAAAGGAGCTATTTGCGAGGCACATTCATGCCCACTCTTTGCGTTGCAATGGTCCTTTTGTTGCGCTCAACATGGCAGCCATCCCTGAAAACTTACTAGAGAGCGAATTGTTTGGCTTTGAAAAAGGGGCATTTACTGATGCTGGCACTGCCAAAAAAGGGCAATTTGAATTAGCTCAAGGTGGAACACTGTTTTTGGATGAGATTGGTGAAATGCCCTCCGCACTTCAAGCCAAACTGTTGCGTGTGATTCAGCAACGGGAGATTATGCGCCTTGGCGGTGGAAAGCCTCAGGCGATTGACGTGCGCATTATCTCAGCAACCAATGCTGATATATTGGAAAAAATCGCTTCGGGCTCTTTTCGTGAGGATGTGTATTATCGCCTTAATACCATTCCTTTGCATATTCCACCACTAAGGGCGCGTCTTGAAGAGATAGTGCCCATTGCGGATGCCACATTGGTGCGGGTGAGCGAAGCATATAATTTGGGTGAAAAATCCCTTTCCGCCCAAGCCCAAGCTGCACTTTTAGAGTATCCATGGCCTGGGAATGTGCGTGAACTTATTTCAGTCATTGAGCGTGCGGCGATTTTGAGCGACACAACACAAATTGGGTGTGATGATCTTTTTTTGGAAAGTAGACAAAGTGGTAAAAACATTGATACGATGGAAAAAGAGCTCATCAAGGAGGTATTGGCAAGTGTACAATACGATAAAATAAAGGCGAGTGAACTCTTGGGGATGGGGCAACATGCCCTCGAAACAAAATGTCAAAAATACAACCTGTAA
- a CDS encoding aspartate-semialdehyde dehydrogenase — protein sequence MKTYNVAVVGATGAVGEELFRVMEEMDFPIKNLIPLASARSAGEEVEFKGKAYKVIELTEEVFEKYEVEIAFFSAGGNISAHFATHAAEAGAVVIDNTSHFRMDPSVPLVVPECNPDAIGQWKEKGIIANPNCSTIQMVQVLKPLDDVFNITRVDVSTYQAVSGAGKAGMEELVHQLKDFFAFKLDETQIETFAHQIAFNVIPHIDVFMENDYTKEEMKMVNETQKILGKTMEISATCVRVPVIRSHSESITIHFANDVNVEKAIQVLKEAKNVVVQDEPEKNIYPMPITASDTDLTYVGRIRKDINRSNVLHLWCVADQIRVGAATNAVRIAQRWIEQEG from the coding sequence ATGAAAACATATAATGTAGCAGTTGTTGGCGCCACAGGCGCTGTTGGTGAAGAGCTTTTTCGCGTGATGGAAGAGATGGATTTTCCTATCAAAAACCTTATTCCACTTGCCAGTGCTAGAAGCGCAGGCGAAGAGGTCGAATTTAAAGGTAAGGCCTATAAAGTCATTGAGCTCACTGAAGAGGTTTTTGAAAAATACGAAGTAGAAATCGCCTTTTTTAGTGCTGGTGGCAATATTTCTGCGCACTTTGCAACCCATGCGGCAGAAGCAGGTGCGGTGGTGATTGACAACACAAGCCATTTTCGTATGGATCCTAGCGTGCCTTTGGTGGTTCCAGAGTGTAATCCAGATGCAATTGGACAGTGGAAAGAAAAAGGCATTATTGCCAATCCTAACTGCTCTACTATTCAAATGGTCCAAGTCTTAAAACCCCTAGATGATGTGTTTAATATCACACGTGTTGACGTGAGCACCTACCAAGCAGTAAGTGGTGCGGGAAAAGCCGGCATGGAAGAGCTTGTGCACCAACTTAAAGATTTCTTTGCGTTTAAGCTTGACGAAACCCAAATTGAAACCTTTGCGCATCAAATTGCTTTTAATGTCATTCCGCACATTGATGTGTTTATGGAGAATGATTACACTAAAGAAGAGATGAAAATGGTCAATGAAACCCAAAAAATATTGGGCAAAACCATGGAAATTAGCGCCACTTGTGTGCGTGTGCCGGTTATTCGTAGCCATTCGGAGTCCATCACTATTCATTTTGCCAATGACGTGAACGTGGAAAAAGCTATTCAGGTACTCAAAGAGGCTAAAAACGTGGTGGTACAAGATGAGCCTGAGAAAAACATTTATCCTATGCCAATTACAGCAAGCGACACGGACTTGACCTATGTGGGCCGTATTCGCAAAGACATCAACCGAAGCAATGTGCTACACCTGTGGTGTGTGGCCGATCAAATCCGTGTGGGTGCTGCAACCAACGCCGTGCGTATTGCACAACGTTGGATTGAGCAAGAAGGCTAG
- the hemE gene encoding uroporphyrinogen decarboxylase, with protein sequence MIFIDACFGKKTPYTPVWMMRQAGRYLPEYMRVRAEAGDFLSLCKDPKRACEVTLQPVDILGVDAAILFSDILVVPMEMGMALRFEKGEGPVFDAPLETKAQLEALHVEEAAERLEYVYEAIGLIRAQLAPEKALIGFCGAPWTLATYMIEGKGTKTYALCKKLLYSDPEFMHAILRKVTEVLKLYMSRQIEAGVDAVQVFDSWAAALEEPAFFEFSWSYMKELAAYLKAKYPHIPVILFPKGISGYLDKIDGEFDVFGVDWSTPIELAKEKLGHKYVLQGNMEPTRLYSKEAIDGGIEHIASVMQNERHIFNLGHGILPDIPVEHAKYFIKRVQERTKG encoded by the coding sequence ATGATTTTTATTGATGCGTGTTTTGGAAAAAAAACTCCCTATACTCCCGTGTGGATGATGCGCCAAGCAGGGCGCTATTTGCCTGAATATATGCGTGTACGTGCTGAAGCGGGGGATTTTCTAAGCCTGTGCAAAGACCCCAAGCGCGCTTGCGAAGTGACCTTGCAGCCTGTTGATATTTTAGGTGTTGATGCGGCGATTTTATTCAGTGATATTTTGGTTGTGCCCATGGAGATGGGGATGGCCTTGCGTTTTGAAAAAGGTGAGGGTCCCGTGTTTGATGCACCTTTAGAAACCAAGGCGCAACTAGAGGCTTTACATGTAGAAGAAGCGGCAGAGAGATTAGAGTACGTGTACGAGGCTATTGGGCTCATTCGTGCCCAGCTTGCACCCGAAAAAGCACTCATTGGATTTTGTGGTGCACCGTGGACGCTGGCTACATATATGATTGAGGGAAAAGGAACAAAAACTTACGCATTGTGCAAAAAGTTATTGTATTCTGACCCTGAATTTATGCATGCCATTTTACGCAAAGTCACCGAAGTGCTTAAGCTGTATATGTCGCGCCAGATTGAAGCGGGTGTTGATGCGGTGCAAGTCTTTGACTCTTGGGCCGCAGCTTTAGAGGAGCCTGCTTTTTTTGAATTTAGCTGGAGCTATATGAAAGAGTTGGCTGCTTATTTAAAAGCAAAATACCCGCACATTCCGGTGATTTTATTTCCCAAAGGTATCAGTGGTTACCTTGATAAAATCGACGGAGAATTTGATGTGTTTGGGGTTGATTGGTCAACACCTATTGAGCTTGCAAAAGAAAAATTGGGCCACAAGTATGTCTTGCAAGGCAACATGGAACCCACACGCTTGTACAGCAAAGAGGCTATTGATGGGGGCATTGAGCACATCGCTTCGGTGATGCAAAACGAACGCCATATCTTTAACCTAGGCCATGGAATTTTGCCCGATATTCCTGTAGAGCATGCCAAGTATTTTATTAAGCGTGTACAAGAGCGCACCAAAGGCTAA
- a CDS encoding radical SAM protein translates to MDNLTFGPVVSRRFGVSLGVDLSPHAKQCNFDCLYCELSPAKPVDRAIDVPQANAYLEAIVCALEKYPQADYITLTANGEPTLYPYLEELVVGIKSLHVKQKLLILSNSATLCNANIARILSTIDVVKLSLDAADEKTFKRLDRPFKGLHVKDIIASIEAFSRMYCGTLVLEVLVVKGVNDTEAAFDCLNAAIGRIQPARVDVGTIARPPAYQVEGVDVVTLHALAARITGVPVSVAQNASYAQKHDFDEVGLMALLDKRPQSMDDVKYSFSSRSQILLKGLVSRGKVRMQTVAGMDFYRV, encoded by the coding sequence GTGGATAACCTCACCTTTGGCCCTGTTGTCTCTCGCAGGTTTGGTGTCTCTTTGGGGGTTGATTTAAGCCCCCATGCCAAACAATGCAACTTTGATTGCCTGTACTGCGAACTCTCTCCTGCTAAGCCTGTAGACCGTGCGATTGACGTGCCTCAGGCAAATGCGTACCTCGAAGCCATTGTCTGTGCACTAGAAAAGTACCCCCAGGCTGATTATATTACCCTCACTGCCAATGGAGAGCCAACCCTTTACCCCTATTTGGAAGAGTTGGTTGTGGGGATTAAATCCTTACATGTAAAGCAAAAATTACTCATTTTAAGCAACAGTGCAACCCTTTGTAATGCAAATATCGCGCGCATTTTGAGCACCATTGATGTTGTTAAGCTCTCTTTGGACGCAGCAGATGAAAAAACATTTAAACGTCTTGACCGTCCCTTTAAAGGCTTACATGTAAAGGATATTATTGCTAGCATAGAGGCTTTTTCTCGAATGTATTGTGGAACATTGGTGTTGGAAGTTTTAGTGGTTAAGGGCGTTAATGATACCGAAGCGGCGTTTGATTGCCTCAACGCAGCTATTGGGCGCATTCAACCTGCGCGTGTTGATGTAGGGACCATCGCTAGGCCACCAGCTTATCAGGTGGAGGGAGTTGATGTGGTCACACTGCATGCCTTGGCTGCTCGTATTACAGGGGTTCCTGTGAGTGTAGCTCAAAATGCTTCTTATGCGCAAAAGCATGATTTTGACGAAGTAGGGCTTATGGCACTTTTGGACAAACGCCCACAAAGCATGGACGATGTCAAGTACAGCTTTTCCTCTCGAAGCCAAATCCTGCTAAAAGGCTTGGTCTCAAGAGGAAAAGTACGCATGCAAACGGTTGCGGGAATGGATTTTTACCGTGTTTGA
- a CDS encoding TAXI family TRAP transporter solute-binding subunit: MNKKIASIVLSGALFSSANATEFITIGTGGVTGTYYPTGGAVCRLVNQVKKESGIRCSVESTGGSVYNVNTIRAGELDFGMAQSDVVHHAINGEDKFVGNPYAGLRSVMGIYAELLALVVSQESGIKSVSDLKGKRINIDIPGSGTRVTAEIVMKALGIATGDLALSSELKSTEGPNMLKDRKIDGYFGVFGHPAANIKDAVVSVDAFLVPIEGAPIDALTEKYPYYAKGLISGSFYRGITNDTPSIGVKAVLVTSDKISEKAVYTLTKAVVENFEEFKKLHPAYKTITKESLLEGIVAPLHPGAEKYYKEIGLL; this comes from the coding sequence GTGAACAAAAAAATTGCTTCTATTGTGCTTAGTGGTGCCCTTTTTAGCTCTGCCAATGCAACTGAATTTATCACTATTGGCACAGGTGGGGTTACTGGGACCTATTACCCAACAGGGGGTGCGGTGTGTCGTTTGGTAAACCAAGTAAAAAAAGAGAGTGGCATTCGCTGTTCTGTTGAGTCTACTGGTGGGTCTGTTTACAATGTCAACACCATTCGTGCAGGCGAACTTGATTTTGGTATGGCGCAAAGCGATGTTGTTCACCATGCCATTAATGGCGAAGACAAATTTGTAGGCAACCCATACGCAGGCTTACGTTCCGTTATGGGCATTTACGCCGAATTGCTTGCACTTGTGGTAAGTCAAGAATCTGGCATCAAAAGCGTGTCTGACTTGAAAGGCAAACGCATTAACATCGATATTCCTGGCTCTGGTACGCGAGTTACTGCTGAAATTGTCATGAAAGCACTGGGTATTGCAACGGGCGATTTGGCACTTTCGAGTGAGCTTAAATCCACAGAAGGGCCCAATATGCTAAAGGATCGCAAAATAGACGGTTATTTTGGTGTTTTTGGTCATCCCGCGGCTAACATAAAAGATGCGGTAGTATCCGTGGACGCTTTTCTTGTGCCTATTGAGGGTGCTCCTATTGACGCCCTTACTGAAAAATATCCTTATTATGCCAAGGGGCTTATTTCTGGCTCATTTTACAGAGGAATTACCAATGACACTCCAAGTATTGGCGTAAAAGCAGTGTTGGTTACAAGTGATAAAATAAGCGAAAAAGCAGTCTACACGCTTACCAAGGCTGTTGTTGAAAATTTCGAAGAATTCAAAAAACTTCATCCTGCCTATAAAACCATTACTAAAGAAAGTTTACTAGAAGGAATCGTAGCCCCTTTACACCCTGGCGCTGAAAAATACTACAAAGAAATTGGCTTACTTTAG
- a CDS encoding branched-chain amino acid ABC transporter substrate-binding protein, protein MKTILPKLAASVAVSCALVSAVSAADVIKIGVQAPITGQYANEGQSIDYGVKLIAEQFNAKGGVLGKKIEVITCDDEAAPQKAAICARRLVNEGVMAVIGSYTSGATEAAQATYYRNGVLQTSDGTSDSLTEKKYWTFFRNSFQNSAQAEFTAEYFVNQKKYQRIALLSDYSSYSTGLVDAVEAELKAKGGNIVFKDRVRSGAQNFTAVLTRIKALNPDVIYFGGYYTDGGLIRAQQQQLRIEADFVGGDSNDNPDYMKLAGSSAAGTILINFPTPEFLPYDTAKQFLADYRAKYNQDPASIWALMNIDGLLTILHAMEELKTEDTKKISDYLHTLRDFPGITGPVSFREDGERINTKFNVYEIQSDNSYKIIF, encoded by the coding sequence ATGAAGACCATTCTTCCTAAACTCGCCGCATCGGTTGCAGTGAGTTGTGCTCTTGTTTCGGCTGTTTCGGCTGCAGATGTGATTAAAATTGGGGTGCAAGCGCCCATCACGGGTCAGTATGCCAACGAGGGCCAAAGTATTGATTATGGGGTAAAGCTCATTGCTGAACAATTTAATGCCAAAGGCGGCGTGTTGGGTAAAAAGATTGAAGTTATCACTTGTGATGATGAAGCAGCGCCCCAAAAAGCAGCCATTTGTGCCAGACGCCTTGTGAATGAAGGTGTAATGGCGGTCATTGGTTCGTACACCTCAGGAGCAACTGAAGCGGCACAGGCGACTTATTACCGCAATGGTGTGTTGCAAACCAGTGATGGCACCAGTGACTCGTTGACAGAGAAAAAATACTGGACATTCTTTAGAAACTCTTTCCAAAATAGCGCCCAAGCAGAATTTACCGCTGAGTATTTTGTCAATCAGAAAAAATACCAACGCATTGCGCTACTTTCAGACTACTCAAGCTACTCTACAGGTCTTGTGGATGCCGTTGAGGCAGAGCTAAAAGCAAAAGGTGGCAACATTGTATTTAAAGACCGCGTGCGTTCAGGGGCGCAAAACTTTACGGCCGTATTGACGCGCATTAAAGCACTAAACCCTGATGTTATTTATTTTGGTGGGTATTACACAGATGGTGGGCTCATTCGTGCACAACAGCAACAACTTCGCATTGAAGCAGATTTTGTAGGGGGTGATTCCAACGACAACCCTGATTACATGAAACTTGCAGGAAGCAGTGCTGCGGGAACCATTCTTATCAACTTCCCCACGCCTGAGTTTTTGCCTTACGATACCGCTAAACAATTTTTGGCAGATTATCGTGCAAAATATAACCAAGACCCCGCTTCTATTTGGGCGCTTATGAATATTGACGGATTGCTTACTATTTTGCATGCGATGGAAGAGCTTAAAACAGAAGATACTAAAAAGATTTCGGACTATTTGCACACATTGCGTGACTTTCCAGGCATCACAGGTCCTGTTTCTTTCCGTGAAGATGGTGAGCGCATTAACACCAAATTCAACGTGTATGAAATTCAATCTGACAACAGCTACAAAATCATTTTTTAA